The Bifidobacterium sp. WK012_4_13 genome contains the following window.
GATATGGAATCAAGGCCTGTCGCAATCTCAGCACGTCGATCATGGCGCTGCGCACTGGCTCATGGAAATTCCACGGTTCCTTGCCGTTGAACGGCGAATTGCTCGAATGCAGACGATTGATGGGACTGAATGCCCCCAGCTGATACCAGCGAGCCTCAAGCTCTTCGTCACGCAATCCTGAAAGATGCCCGCCAATGTCGTGGCTCCACCATCCAAAGCCGATATTCGATGCCGTTGCAGTGAAATATGGCTGGAATTTCAAGGAGTTCCAGCTCACCACGGTATCGCCTGAGAAACCTATCGGATAGCGGTGCGACCCCGGCCCCGCATAGCGCGAGAAGGTGAGTGGCCACCTGCCGTCACGCGCCGAGTCGAGATAGTGCAGGTGATTCAGCATCCACAGTGGGTCAAGACCGATCTGCTTGGTCACGCCACCCTGCTGCCAGTCGATCCACCAGAAATCGACGCCTTCCCTTTCCAGATCGTGATGCATGTCGAAATATGCATCGACGAATTTCGGATTCGTCAGATCGAATTCGACAGCCTCTCCGCTCTTGGGATCGATGCCGAGTGTTGTGGTCATTTTCTTATATGCGTCTTCGAAGGCCCGGACACCGTCTCTCGGGTGTACGTTCAGAGTCGTATGCAATCCGCGCTCGTGCAGCGCATGCAGGAAGCCTTGCGGATCTGGGAACAGCTCCTTGTTCCAGGTGTAACCGGTCCATCCGGATCCAAAGCGCGGCTCAACATCGGTGATGTGCCAATCCATGTCGATCACGGATGTCGTGAACGGGATGCCTTCGCTGCTGAATCGGTCCATCAGCGCAAGGTATTCGTCTGCGTCATAGCGGTAATAGCGGCTCCACCAGTTGCCCAGTGCGAAGCGCGGCAGCAGCGGCGTTGGGCCCGAAAGCTGATAGAAATCCTGAACAGCCTCGCGATAATGATGGCCATAGCCAAAGAAATAAAGGTCGAGTTCTGGTTCGGAACGCGTTTCGACACTGACATTGCCCTCTCCGACGCTCATGTCGGCATTGTCCTGTGAGTTGCCGCCACTCGGTTTCTTCACCAGAATGTTCGAGGCCGAATCATCGATGACAGCCCACCCATCGGTCGAATTCAGACCGATTTCAAGGTCAGTCGGACCGTCTGCTCCGTCAAGTGTACGCGCCGTGCCCATCAGATTCGCATGCTGGTCATCGCCATAATGCCAGGTGTCGCAAAAGCCGCTCATGCCCTTGGCCGTGATCTGCAACCCTTCCTTGGTGAAAGGCAGACGATCATAGCTCAGATGGATGGCAGGGGTGTCGATAATGAGTCTGCCATCCTGCTCATAGCGGCGCATATGAATGTCTTCGGGTTTCTTGAAGTCGCGGTTCAGCACCATCTGCGTGCAATGATCCTCGAAAACCCCTGTCTCCGACCACTCGACGCGAACCAAGGCATCGCTGAGCAGAGCGATGCGCCAGCGGTCTCCCTGCACCACGAATTCCGGTCGCATCAACGGATGAGCCCCACGTGGGAACACCTTGCGAGGATTATTGTGTGTTGCAGCAGTCATAGGAAGTGAATTCTCTTTCTGGTTTCGGTTAACCGATGGATCGAACTTGGTGGGGAATGCCCCTCATGGCATTTCCACATTGAAATGTAATACGACTCTCGTTTGGTGTGAATAATTGCGACACATATCAGCTCAATAAAAAATGGAAACTGTGTTTCATGCGATGAGACCCCAATCATACTCGGCATCACGAATGCCGATGAGCCACCGGAGAAGCACAGTTCCCATGCAAAGAATCAGCCCTTGACAGCGCCGATCATGACGCCCTTGTTGAAGTACTTCTGGAGGAACGGATACAGTACCAGCAACGGAAGGCTTGAGACGATGATGATGCCGAACTTGATCTGATCCGCAAAGTTCTGCGCCTGCGTAGCGGACATGCCGACATTGCCGGAACCCTGAGTGGTCTGGTTCGTGAGCAGAATCATCTGCAAGACGTTC
Protein-coding sequences here:
- a CDS encoding TIM-barrel domain-containing protein; the protein is MTAATHNNPRKVFPRGAHPLMRPEFVVQGDRWRIALLSDALVRVEWSETGVFEDHCTQMVLNRDFKKPEDIHMRRYEQDGRLIIDTPAIHLSYDRLPFTKEGLQITAKGMSGFCDTWHYGDDQHANLMGTARTLDGADGPTDLEIGLNSTDGWAVIDDSASNILVKKPSGGNSQDNADMSVGEGNVSVETRSEPELDLYFFGYGHHYREAVQDFYQLSGPTPLLPRFALGNWWSRYYRYDADEYLALMDRFSSEGIPFTTSVIDMDWHITDVEPRFGSGWTGYTWNKELFPDPQGFLHALHERGLHTTLNVHPRDGVRAFEDAYKKMTTTLGIDPKSGEAVEFDLTNPKFVDAYFDMHHDLEREGVDFWWIDWQQGGVTKQIGLDPLWMLNHLHYLDSARDGRWPLTFSRYAGPGSHRYPIGFSGDTVVSWNSLKFQPYFTATASNIGFGWWSHDIGGHLSGLRDEELEARWYQLGAFSPINRLHSSNSPFNGKEPWNFHEPVRSAMIDVLRLRQALIPYLYTMNWHNAQDGIELIEPMYWEHPEIGHAYDVRNEYTFGSELIVAPITEPVDREVMRAKTKVWLPQGTWFDCLTGRSYATDSSDGMNFFAWRTIDQIPVFAKAGGIVPMQSDRSSNDMHNPAAMDLLVFPGADGDFTLIEDDGHYSADGDASAMKVAETPIHFDHAQGTLTIGKVQGEQGIVPAQRSWKVTFRGVQPSELTVNGQRAAHASYDAQTLSLTVEIPATSSDSTITVASSAGIEIAGNPLEEDLFKLFMDAQIPYELKENAYRELHEHGIKVLPALATMEYVGHDRQGQRQTYHLSDAVISAVEEIMFRS